The DNA sequence TCCAGGGGCGCGCTGATGGCTTCGGAGACGCGGTTGAGCGCATGCAGTTCACGGTTTTGCGCCCGCAAGTCTTTTACCTGGCGGGCTACCTCGGCCTCCAGCGAACGGTTGAGTTGTTCCAATTCACGTTGGTAACGGTCGCGCTCAGCCCTCAACCGCGCTCTTTCCAACACCCGTTCCACCACCACGGCAATTTCGGCCATATCCTGAATGGGTTTGGTTACGTAATCCCACGCGCCCTGGCGGATGGCTTCGATGGCATCGCTTAATACGCCGGTGCCGGAGACAACAATTAAGGGCAGTTCGGGTTGTTCCGCCTTGAGGGCCGTGATCACTTTTAGCCCATCCACCCGCGGCATGCGCAAATCTACCAAGATCATGTGGAACCGTTGGGAGCGGGCCTGCTTCAGGCCCTCGGCTCCGTCGGGCGCGGTGAAGGTTTTATAGCCACATTCGGCCAGGTAATCGGCCAGGGTGCGCCGGATGAGGGGTTCATCGTCTATGATCAAAATGTGTTCGCGGGTGGCTTGCTCGTGCGCCGGCGAGCGAGTAGATTCCGTTTTTTTGGCCATAAATTGATTCTCCTGATTTTTTAGGATAGGCTCATTTGTTCAATGAGGTTTGTTCGATGAAGGTTACAAAAATTTGCATGTCGAGCACAGGTTTGCGCACAATGTGGCCTTCTGATAACCCCAGCTCTTCTAAGGACAACGGCAGCGTAAATTGTAGGGAGCCGGTATAGATAATAAAACGGGTGCCGGGCGCAACCCGGTGGAGCGCGAGAATGGTTTCAACGCCATCCGGGCCAGGCATGCGGATATCTACAATACACACGTCAAAACTGTGTTCTTGCTGGAGTTGCAGGGCTGTTTGGCCGTTGCTGGCCGCAACCGTCTCGTAACCTGCTTCTCGCAAAAAATCGGCCAGGGAGATACGGGTCAACCGCTCGTCGTCTACCACCAAAATGCGTTTGCTGGCCATAATACCCTCCTTACAAAAATAATAGAGCCTTAGCCCGATATTGGTAATTCTACCACAAAGCGCGTGCCGCCTTCAGTCGCCGGTTCAATAAAAAGTTGTCCCTGGTGGCGCTCAACCACAATGGTCCAGCATAGCCACAGGCCCAGGCCCGTGCCTTCGCCCACCTCTTTGGTGGTAAAAAACGGTTCAAAGAGTCTTTCTTGCATCTCTTCCGGTATGCCCGGCCCGTTGTCTTCTATTTCCAATCT is a window from the Anaerolineae bacterium genome containing:
- a CDS encoding response regulator, translating into MASKRILVVDDERLTRISLADFLREAGYETVAASNGQTALQLQQEHSFDVCIVDIRMPGPDGVETILALHRVAPGTRFIIYTGSLQFTLPLSLEELGLSEGHIVRKPVLDMQIFVTFIEQTSLNK